From Marispirochaeta aestuarii, a single genomic window includes:
- the rfbC gene encoding dTDP-4-dehydrorhamnose 3,5-epimerase, protein MPFSFFSGELPGLIIIEPRVFPDDRGFFLETFKESDFTPAGISGPFVQDNHSRSSRGVLRGLHFQKEPHAQGKLVRVSRGVAWDVAVDLRNSSPAYGKWTALELSEDNQRMVYIPPGFAHGFLALEDDTELQYKCTAEYKGDADAGVRWDDPDIAIDWPFTDVIVSEKDMSLPYLKDLA, encoded by the coding sequence ATGCCCTTCAGTTTTTTTTCCGGAGAGCTTCCCGGACTTATAATAATAGAACCCCGGGTTTTCCCGGATGACCGGGGCTTTTTTCTGGAAACCTTCAAGGAGTCTGATTTTACCCCGGCAGGGATTTCCGGCCCCTTTGTTCAGGACAACCACTCCCGCTCATCCCGCGGTGTCCTGAGGGGTCTTCATTTTCAGAAAGAACCCCACGCCCAGGGGAAACTTGTGCGGGTAAGCCGCGGCGTGGCCTGGGATGTTGCGGTGGATTTGCGAAATAGCTCCCCTGCGTATGGAAAGTGGACTGCCCTGGAGCTCTCGGAAGATAATCAGCGCATGGTCTATATTCCCCCCGGTTTCGCCCACGGTTTTCTTGCCCTGGAGGACGATACCGAGCTTCAGTACAAATGCACCGCCGAATACAAGGGCGACGCCGATGCCGGCGTCCGCTGGGACGATCCGGATATCGCGATAGACTGGCCCTTTACCGACGTAATCGTGTCTGAAAAGGACATGAGCCTGCCGTATCTGAAGGACCTTGCGTGA
- the rfbD gene encoding dTDP-4-dehydrorhamnose reductase encodes MIWIIGNQGMLGKELSRYFDEAGLPHVGSDREVSILEPSALRNFTKKHRPDWIVNCSAYTAVDKAEEEESSAFALNRDGPAYIAEAAADHNIPLIHISTDYVFDGSSAEPLAEDAATGPQSVYGRSKLAGEEAVRKITERHFIIRTAWLYGEFGSNFVYTMLKLMESRDSIKVVNDQKGSPTWARELALLISVIIGSGSTAYGTYHFSGEGECSWYGFAREIYRLGREKGVLTSECEINPCPSSEFPTPARRPRYSLLCKEKVKREFGLEIPDWKDSLAEFFSSADIPLNAV; translated from the coding sequence GTGATCTGGATAATCGGCAACCAGGGTATGCTGGGAAAGGAGCTCTCCCGCTATTTTGATGAAGCCGGCCTTCCACACGTCGGGAGTGACCGGGAGGTCAGCATTCTCGAACCATCAGCCCTGCGGAACTTTACGAAGAAGCATAGACCTGACTGGATCGTCAACTGCTCGGCCTATACCGCGGTGGACAAGGCGGAGGAGGAAGAGTCTTCAGCCTTCGCGCTGAACCGGGACGGCCCTGCATATATTGCCGAAGCTGCCGCAGATCATAACATCCCGCTTATCCACATATCCACAGACTACGTTTTTGACGGCAGCTCTGCCGAACCCCTGGCTGAAGACGCTGCCACAGGTCCGCAGAGCGTCTACGGAAGAAGCAAGCTGGCGGGAGAAGAGGCGGTCCGGAAGATAACGGAACGGCACTTTATTATCCGCACCGCCTGGCTCTACGGGGAATTCGGCAGTAACTTTGTCTACACCATGCTGAAACTGATGGAGAGTCGGGACAGCATCAAGGTGGTGAATGATCAGAAAGGCTCTCCCACCTGGGCGCGGGAACTCGCCCTGCTTATCTCTGTAATTATCGGCTCAGGAAGTACAGCATATGGCACCTACCACTTTTCCGGCGAGGGAGAGTGCAGCTGGTACGGCTTTGCCCGGGAGATTTACCGCCTGGGCAGGGAAAAAGGTGTACTTACCTCGGAATGCGAAATAAACCCCTGCCCGTCTTCGGAGTTTCCCACTCCCGCCAGACGGCCCCGCTATTCCCTGCTTTGCAAGGAGAAAGTCAAGCGAGAATTTGGCCTTGAGATACCGGACTGGAAAGACTCATTGGCCGAGTTCTTTTCCTCTGCGGATATTCCGCTGAATGCGGTATGA
- the rfbB gene encoding dTDP-glucose 4,6-dehydratase, producing the protein MRSLKSVLVTGGAGFIGVNFIRYLFEKAGFTGRLVNLDMLTYAGNPASLADFEEKYPERYIFVRGDIRDRKTVERIFTEHAIDTVVHFAAESHVDRSILGPEAFISTNVMGTFTLLEAARNSWNGSHEVLFHHVSTDEVYGSLGEEGYFTETTPYDPRSPYSASKAGSDHLVQAYHHTYGLPVTLSNCSNNYGPYQFPEKLIPLMIMNMLEGKALPVYGDGKNIRDWLYVEDHASAVWQVIRDAPAGESYNVGGENEWENITLLNRLIEIVAAKSGKDPERIRQTITYVKDRPGHDRRYAIDCEKIKRDLGWKQSVSFEEGLSRTVDWYLNNPEWTESIRSGEYQDWIAKNYGSR; encoded by the coding sequence ATGAGATCATTGAAAAGTGTACTGGTTACCGGCGGGGCGGGTTTTATCGGGGTCAATTTTATCCGCTATCTCTTTGAGAAGGCTGGTTTTACCGGCAGACTCGTTAATCTTGACATGCTGACCTACGCGGGAAACCCTGCGAGTCTTGCGGATTTCGAAGAGAAGTATCCTGAACGCTACATTTTTGTCCGGGGCGACATCCGGGATCGAAAGACGGTGGAGCGGATTTTTACCGAGCATGCAATTGATACGGTGGTCCACTTTGCCGCCGAAAGCCACGTGGACCGCTCGATCCTGGGTCCTGAGGCCTTCATAAGCACTAACGTTATGGGTACCTTTACCCTGCTGGAGGCTGCCCGGAACTCCTGGAACGGCAGCCATGAGGTGCTGTTCCATCACGTCAGCACCGATGAGGTCTACGGCTCTCTGGGAGAGGAAGGCTACTTTACCGAGACTACCCCCTACGACCCCCGGAGTCCCTATTCGGCGAGCAAGGCGGGGAGCGATCATCTCGTGCAGGCCTATCATCATACCTACGGACTGCCGGTAACCCTGTCAAACTGTTCCAATAATTACGGACCCTACCAGTTTCCGGAGAAACTGATTCCCCTGATGATCATGAACATGCTGGAAGGAAAAGCCCTGCCGGTGTACGGGGACGGAAAAAACATCCGGGACTGGCTCTATGTGGAAGACCATGCCTCGGCTGTCTGGCAGGTCATCCGGGATGCCCCTGCGGGAGAGAGCTACAACGTGGGGGGCGAGAACGAGTGGGAAAACATTACCCTTCTTAATCGCCTGATAGAAATAGTGGCGGCAAAAAGCGGAAAAGACCCGGAAAGAATCCGGCAGACCATTACCTATGTAAAAGACCGGCCCGGCCACGACCGCCGCTACGCCATTGATTGCGAAAAAATCAAGCGGGACCTGGGCTGGAAACAGTCGGTCAGCTTTGAAGAGGGATTGTCCCGTACTGTCGACTGGTATTTGAACAATCCGGAATGGACCGAATCCATACGAAGCGGCGAGTACCAGGACTGGATAGCAAAGAATTACGGCAGCCGTTAG
- a CDS encoding ABC transporter permease has product MLFSLAFRNVIRNIRRLGPMIFSLVLIFCLLVIGNAVLNTTVESLYRVYARNITGDFTVGPVAEDNFTVFGSDQLLVGQYLIPPTLIDFPEMQELVASWPEIRATAGLITSGARIQFEGSSQDSTVFGVDFTDYPELVPGLRLEEGSFPEAGKPGIVLQKQSALGRMEEIVGKSVLLASGLGRSFTLREVPVTGLMSYPVRDSMLDSVVLVDSNTARALNGYLYSSVDTEDFSREDQSALASDLDSLFGGGGDDAFFGEQTESPVDEGDSGAIDPAALLAGDAAEQPETSVPVDIPGVSESKDDGAWNFLLVSLYKPGDAKAVMSRLSGEGFNPDRGYLVRDWSKSVGGTALLAQFLQLMLNIGLMFVSLGAVIITTNALLLSVLERTGEIGTLRAMGASRPRISVMIFIETLVVVFGSALVGIALGRIAVELLNALGIVVDNPYIRILFGGDPVRGNVTPGLVGGHLFVALVLTLLSMIYPLKRALSIDPVEAMSK; this is encoded by the coding sequence ATGCTCTTTTCTCTAGCCTTCCGCAATGTGATACGCAATATAAGGCGCCTGGGACCGATGATCTTCAGTCTGGTCCTTATTTTCTGCCTGCTGGTTATCGGAAACGCGGTACTCAACACAACGGTGGAATCCCTGTATCGGGTCTATGCCCGGAACATTACGGGGGATTTTACCGTTGGTCCCGTGGCGGAGGACAACTTTACCGTCTTCGGCTCCGACCAGCTCCTGGTGGGACAGTACCTTATTCCCCCGACGCTGATCGATTTTCCCGAAATGCAGGAACTCGTCGCCTCCTGGCCGGAAATCAGGGCCACCGCCGGCTTGATAACTTCCGGAGCACGGATACAGTTTGAGGGCAGTTCCCAGGATTCCACCGTTTTCGGGGTTGATTTTACCGATTACCCTGAGCTTGTACCCGGCCTGCGTCTGGAGGAGGGATCCTTTCCCGAAGCGGGCAAACCGGGTATCGTGCTGCAGAAACAGAGCGCCCTCGGCAGAATGGAAGAGATCGTCGGTAAAAGCGTTCTTCTGGCCTCCGGGCTGGGAAGGAGCTTTACCCTGCGGGAGGTCCCCGTTACCGGGCTCATGAGCTACCCCGTGCGGGACTCCATGCTGGACAGCGTGGTCCTGGTGGATTCCAATACCGCCCGGGCCCTGAACGGATACCTCTACAGCTCCGTGGATACGGAGGATTTTTCCCGGGAGGATCAGTCGGCCCTGGCCTCCGACCTCGACAGCCTTTTCGGCGGGGGCGGCGATGACGCCTTTTTTGGAGAGCAGACGGAAAGCCCGGTCGATGAAGGGGATTCCGGGGCCATCGATCCCGCGGCTCTGCTGGCCGGTGATGCCGCTGAACAGCCGGAGACTTCAGTGCCTGTCGATATTCCCGGCGTATCGGAGTCAAAAGACGACGGAGCCTGGAACTTTCTGCTTGTCTCTCTGTATAAGCCCGGAGATGCAAAAGCGGTAATGTCCCGGCTGAGCGGCGAGGGATTCAACCCGGACAGGGGATATCTGGTACGGGACTGGAGCAAAAGCGTCGGCGGAACCGCCCTGCTGGCTCAGTTTCTCCAGCTCATGCTGAATATAGGCCTCATGTTCGTCTCCCTGGGGGCGGTAATCATTACCACCAACGCCCTGTTGCTTTCGGTGCTGGAACGGACCGGAGAAATCGGCACCCTGCGGGCCATGGGAGCCAGCCGGCCGCGTATATCCGTGATGATCTTTATCGAGACCCTGGTGGTTGTTTTCGGGAGCGCCCTGGTCGGCATAGCCCTGGGACGAATAGCTGTCGAACTGCTGAATGCCCTGGGGATCGTGGTGGACAATCCCTATATCCGGATACTCTTCGGCGGAGATCCTGTCCGCGGCAATGTTACCCCGGGTCTCGTGGGCGGTCACCTGTTCGTTGCCCTGGTCCTGACCCTGCTGTCGATGATCTATCCTCTGAAACGTGCCCTGAGCATAGATCCGGTGGAGGCGATGTCGAAATGA
- a CDS encoding ABC transporter permease: MKGLIFAAWRNFTRNLKRYRVLLIALVLITAVLLVLMGVVLGLRDGLYQKASRYFSGNIVVLGYIGDGDSVIEEPEKVVEAVHALEERGFSLKTYSRRSSYYDRKNIELFFSGYYINQRRMVGVEWELEAPVLRGFDFFSGGVPAVEDESAILISTATAEKLNIDVGDELLVSIESDRGRTNTAELIVSGIFSESSFFGYQIYVHRKTLNRLREVPADEINEIGVYLEDPLRTEDSAARALVGELEKSLPTFGVIKTRDEYSDQSRKDHGQRSYGVVSVGAQLAEIDDLLNAMTMIAGLVILMFLCIVVVGVGNTFSMIVWERTREIGTLRALGMQRERAVLTFLAEAGFLGLGSVLLGLLLGTAVLELVHQVLRFPANLVTTLFLTRGRLEWLMPPWAVASISLLVIGACVLGSLRAALKAGQMSPVEALSHQK; encoded by the coding sequence ATGAAGGGACTTATTTTTGCCGCCTGGCGTAATTTTACCCGTAATCTCAAACGCTACCGGGTCCTGCTGATCGCGCTGGTTCTGATTACCGCTGTTCTGCTTGTTTTAATGGGTGTGGTACTGGGCCTGAGGGACGGACTCTACCAGAAGGCCAGCCGCTATTTTTCCGGCAACATCGTTGTGCTGGGCTACATCGGCGACGGGGATTCGGTTATCGAAGAGCCTGAAAAGGTGGTGGAAGCGGTCCATGCCCTCGAGGAGCGGGGCTTTTCCCTTAAGACCTACTCCCGGCGAAGCAGTTATTATGACAGGAAGAACATAGAACTTTTCTTTTCCGGGTACTATATTAATCAGCGTCGTATGGTTGGTGTTGAGTGGGAACTTGAAGCGCCTGTTCTCAGGGGATTTGACTTTTTCTCCGGCGGTGTACCTGCCGTTGAAGATGAGTCGGCGATACTGATATCCACCGCCACTGCGGAGAAGCTGAACATCGACGTGGGTGACGAGCTGCTGGTTTCCATAGAGAGCGACCGGGGCCGGACCAACACGGCGGAACTGATTGTCTCCGGAATCTTTTCAGAATCCTCCTTTTTCGGCTACCAGATATATGTGCACCGAAAGACCCTTAACCGACTTCGGGAGGTTCCGGCGGACGAGATAAACGAGATCGGGGTCTATCTTGAAGATCCCCTCAGGACCGAGGATTCCGCAGCCCGGGCCCTTGTGGGGGAGCTTGAAAAATCCCTCCCCACCTTCGGGGTAATAAAAACCCGGGATGAATACAGCGATCAGTCCCGTAAGGATCACGGTCAGAGAAGCTACGGCGTTGTGAGCGTCGGGGCTCAGCTTGCGGAGATCGATGACCTTCTGAACGCCATGACCATGATCGCCGGTCTTGTCATTCTCATGTTTTTATGTATTGTTGTGGTGGGGGTGGGAAACACCTTTTCCATGATTGTCTGGGAACGGACCAGGGAAATCGGAACCCTGCGGGCCCTGGGAATGCAGCGTGAGCGGGCTGTGCTGACCTTTCTTGCGGAAGCGGGTTTTCTGGGACTTGGCAGCGTCCTGCTCGGTCTTCTTCTGGGGACCGCCGTACTTGAGCTTGTGCATCAGGTCTTGCGATTTCCTGCAAATCTTGTAACTACCCTTTTTCTCACCCGGGGACGGCTGGAATGGCTGATGCCTCCCTGGGCGGTGGCGTCGATTTCCCTGCTCGTTATCGGGGCCTGTGTTCTCGGAAGCCTGCGGGCGGCCCTGAAGGCAGGTCAGATGAGCCCCGTCGAAGCCCTGAGTCACCAGAAATAG
- a CDS encoding outer membrane lipoprotein-sorting protein has translation MSIMNRNRIGLILVAGIFFLGGAFQVFGNSFSLEESRRILSMVDALVSYEEYDFSGEYTIIDDKPGQGTSRTKTTIFRRDRQNTYTIIVMEPDSDKGKGYLRQGDMLWLYDPVPRRFTVTSARDRFQNSNARNSDFTKSTLAQDYRIIAHSTEKLGAYHTDVYDLEALTDEVSYPKMKIWIDQDNLVRKTEDYSLSGRHMRTTAILDYTRIRDRYVPVRIVIQDELRGREVNGQFKNYRTLISVAKPSFQELPDMVFTKAYIERVSN, from the coding sequence ATGAGTATAATGAATAGAAACAGAATCGGATTAATCCTGGTAGCGGGCATATTCTTTCTCGGAGGAGCTTTCCAGGTCTTTGGAAACTCCTTCAGCCTGGAAGAGAGCCGCCGGATCCTCAGCATGGTGGACGCCCTTGTCAGCTACGAGGAGTACGATTTTTCCGGAGAATACACGATCATCGACGATAAACCCGGCCAGGGGACAAGCCGCACAAAAACGACGATTTTCAGGCGTGACCGGCAGAATACCTACACCATCATCGTAATGGAACCGGACAGCGACAAGGGAAAGGGCTACCTCCGGCAGGGCGACATGCTCTGGCTCTACGACCCGGTTCCCCGCAGGTTTACCGTAACCAGCGCAAGGGACCGGTTTCAGAACAGCAACGCCCGGAATTCGGACTTTACCAAATCAACCCTTGCACAGGACTACCGTATTATCGCCCACAGTACCGAGAAACTCGGTGCCTACCATACGGATGTGTACGACCTTGAAGCCCTGACGGATGAAGTGAGCTACCCGAAGATGAAGATCTGGATTGACCAGGACAATCTTGTACGGAAGACGGAAGACTACAGCCTTTCCGGCCGGCACATGCGGACCACCGCCATTCTGGATTATACCCGCATACGGGACAGATATGTTCCCGTCCGTATCGTAATTCAGGATGAGCTGCGGGGACGGGAGGTCAACGGGCAGTTCAAGAATTACCGGACCCTTATCTCCGTGGCGAAACCTTCCTTCCAGGAGCTTCCTGATATGGTCTTTACCAAGGCCTACATCGAACGGGTCAGTAACTGA
- a CDS encoding ABC transporter ATP-binding protein, producing MNNPENQVKEKSKNAAPATELSSVWKIYHLGKTEVPAIKGVDLSIKEGDFATIAGPSGSGKSTLLNLIGCIDVPSRGEVKVVGHDTSSLSDSEITRLRHRAIGFIFQSFNLMPVLNIYENVEFPLLLGPKPPPKAERREYADYLIEQVGLTEWRKHRPNELSGGQRQRVAIARALVTKPSIVLADEPTANLDSKTGTAIIELMKSINAELSTTFIFSTHDPTIVDIADHVIRLHDGEVTEELRR from the coding sequence ATGAATAATCCCGAGAATCAGGTAAAGGAAAAGAGTAAAAACGCAGCCCCGGCCACGGAGCTGAGCAGCGTCTGGAAGATATACCACCTGGGAAAGACCGAGGTTCCCGCCATAAAGGGGGTGGACCTCAGTATAAAAGAGGGTGATTTTGCAACCATCGCCGGGCCCAGCGGCAGCGGAAAATCGACGCTGCTGAACCTTATCGGCTGCATCGACGTACCCAGCCGCGGGGAGGTAAAGGTCGTTGGACACGATACCTCCTCCTTGAGCGACAGCGAGATAACACGGCTCCGTCACAGGGCCATCGGTTTTATTTTTCAGTCCTTTAACCTGATGCCGGTGCTGAACATCTACGAGAACGTGGAGTTTCCCCTGCTGCTGGGGCCCAAACCCCCGCCCAAAGCGGAACGCCGGGAATACGCGGACTACCTTATTGAGCAGGTGGGGCTTACGGAGTGGCGTAAACACCGGCCCAACGAGCTCTCCGGCGGCCAGAGGCAGCGGGTGGCAATCGCCCGAGCCCTGGTTACAAAACCCTCCATAGTCCTGGCGGATGAACCCACGGCAAACCTGGATTCGAAGACCGGTACAGCCATTATCGAGCTTATGAAAAGCATAAACGCCGAGCTGTCCACAACCTTCATATTCTCGACCCACGACCCTACAATCGTGGATATAGCAGACCATGTCATACGCCTGCACGACGGCGAGGTTACCGAAGAACTGCGGCGGTAA
- a CDS encoding ABC transporter ATP-binding protein, with product MKSPFGHIGAVINLLEPREKRSLMFVFAGAVFMSMIQIIGVGSIMPFISVAANPDIIHNNEYLSWAYNFFRFSNETSFLIVLGVGVLIFMLLTNVSKAFYHYIKVRFTNMRRHTLALKLMKGYLSQRYPYFLQRNSYDFIRNITAEIAQMIQGTLIQFVELISMAIQVLMLTLFLFVVNPGGTAIMFGAIVFVYGLIYLGVRKLVKRLGVERFEMSVALSRIVSEAFWGIKEVKILGVENVFLNEFSPPSRKLAWSVSKNEVISDVPKFTLEAIAFSAIMIFVLVTMVKSGDFSDIAATVSLYAYAGYRLIPAVQGLFKALTKLRYGVGTADKILNEFNDIKEGEILPTGLIKELPFSQDLRLDNLEFTYPEADKPVLRQINLTISKNTLVGFAGKTGSGKTTLIDIILGLHRPGKGRLLVDNTEINEDNLRNWQKNLGYVPQTIYLSNDSIASNIAFGIRRNEIDMEAVKRAAHMAQLDDFIETELAQGYDTEIGERGVRLSGGQRQRVGIARALYRNPDVLILDEATSALDVHTEEAVMEAIDLLMGTKTIIMIAHRLSTLEKCNTIYLLDQGNIIDAGTHAELIQRNPYFSK from the coding sequence ATGAAATCACCATTTGGACATATTGGGGCGGTTATTAATCTCTTAGAGCCGCGAGAAAAGCGAAGCCTGATGTTTGTATTTGCAGGTGCTGTCTTCATGTCGATGATACAGATTATCGGCGTAGGCAGTATTATGCCCTTTATTTCAGTTGCCGCGAACCCGGATATTATTCACAACAACGAATACTTGAGCTGGGCTTACAATTTTTTCAGATTTAGTAATGAAACCTCGTTTCTCATTGTCTTGGGAGTTGGTGTCTTAATCTTTATGTTGCTGACTAACGTCAGCAAAGCATTTTACCACTATATTAAGGTGCGTTTTACAAATATGCGCCGTCATACACTTGCTCTTAAGCTTATGAAGGGATATCTGAGTCAACGGTATCCGTATTTTCTACAGAGGAACAGTTACGATTTTATTCGAAACATTACTGCTGAAATTGCTCAAATGATCCAGGGGACCTTGATTCAGTTCGTGGAACTTATTTCCATGGCTATTCAGGTGTTAATGCTCACGTTGTTTCTGTTTGTCGTAAACCCTGGTGGTACAGCCATAATGTTTGGCGCTATCGTATTTGTATATGGGCTTATCTATCTCGGTGTTCGCAAGCTGGTAAAAAGGCTGGGAGTCGAGCGTTTTGAAATGAGCGTAGCCCTGTCAAGGATTGTGAGCGAAGCCTTCTGGGGGATCAAAGAGGTAAAAATACTTGGTGTAGAAAATGTTTTTTTGAATGAATTTTCTCCTCCCTCCAGAAAACTTGCCTGGAGTGTTTCAAAGAACGAAGTAATAAGCGATGTTCCCAAGTTTACACTGGAAGCAATTGCATTCTCCGCGATAATGATATTTGTACTGGTTACAATGGTCAAATCTGGAGATTTCTCCGATATAGCAGCGACTGTTTCGTTGTATGCATATGCAGGGTACCGATTGATCCCAGCCGTACAGGGATTGTTCAAAGCTCTGACGAAACTACGCTATGGAGTCGGTACCGCCGATAAAATCCTGAATGAGTTTAATGATATAAAAGAAGGAGAAATTCTTCCAACAGGTTTGATTAAAGAACTGCCTTTTTCACAGGATTTACGCTTAGATAACCTGGAGTTTACATACCCTGAGGCGGATAAGCCTGTATTACGGCAGATTAACCTGACAATATCCAAAAATACCCTGGTTGGGTTCGCCGGTAAAACCGGTTCGGGAAAGACGACACTTATAGATATTATTCTCGGGCTGCATAGACCCGGGAAAGGCCGTCTGCTCGTTGATAATACAGAAATAAATGAAGATAATCTTCGTAACTGGCAAAAAAATCTGGGTTACGTACCGCAGACAATATACCTGAGCAACGACAGCATAGCCTCGAATATTGCGTTTGGAATCCGTCGTAATGAAATTGACATGGAGGCGGTAAAACGCGCGGCTCATATGGCACAGCTTGACGATTTTATTGAGACTGAACTTGCGCAGGGATATGACACGGAAATAGGTGAGCGGGGCGTTCGCTTAAGCGGCGGTCAGCGGCAGAGGGTTGGAATCGCACGCGCACTGTACCGTAATCCGGATGTGCTGATCCTTGATGAAGCAACCAGTGCCCTGGATGTGCATACAGAAGAAGCTGTTATGGAGGCTATAGATTTACTGATGGGGACCAAAACAATTATTATGATAGCCCATCGACTGAGTACCCTGGAAAAGTGCAATACCATATATTTACTGGATCAAGGTAATATAATCGATGCCGGGACACATGCCGAGCTGATTCAGCGAAATCCATATTTTTCTAAGTGA
- a CDS encoding glycosyltransferase family 2 protein, translating to MKIFCPSIRPQYYEELAQSVKPFETEYINGNGFSSFAALCNKIFRENDQSFFIIANDKARPNPDNIDKMLNLHKDGFGFVALYRMGFFLVDKIVLSKVGLLDERFSDGGYEDNDYYIRLKKNNIGSYINEEINYLLNVTTLWKHKKSAEFFSRKYKIDHRNKKIIVKISDEEKNTVECFDRGKLKNWEESFLCTIPLVTYKAHFEVVLKEYDIVNERKIKKVFSWWK from the coding sequence ATGAAAATATTTTGTCCATCAATTCGACCTCAATATTATGAAGAATTAGCACAATCTGTAAAACCATTTGAAACAGAGTATATCAATGGAAATGGTTTTTCTTCATTTGCGGCGCTATGCAACAAAATATTTAGAGAAAATGATCAAAGTTTTTTCATTATTGCTAATGATAAAGCAAGGCCTAATCCAGACAACATCGATAAAATGCTAAACTTGCATAAGGATGGATTTGGATTTGTTGCACTATACAGAATGGGTTTTTTCTTGGTAGATAAAATAGTTCTTTCTAAGGTAGGATTGCTAGATGAAAGATTTTCTGACGGCGGTTATGAGGATAATGATTATTATATCAGATTAAAAAAAAATAATATAGGTTCCTATATAAATGAGGAAATAAATTATTTATTGAATGTAACAACTTTATGGAAACATAAAAAAAGTGCCGAGTTCTTTAGTCGCAAGTATAAAATTGATCATCGTAATAAAAAAATAATTGTAAAAATATCTGATGAAGAAAAAAATACAGTTGAATGTTTTGATCGAGGAAAATTAAAAAATTGGGAAGAAAGTTTTCTTTGTACAATTCCACTAGTTACTTATAAAGCGCATTTTGAGGTAGTTTTAAAAGAATATGATATAGTTAATGAAAGAAAAATAAAAAAAGTATTTAGTTGGTGGAAATAA
- a CDS encoding glycosyltransferase: MKILFVAMTNSIHTARWIEQLRGTSLCVHVFPSINTDRIHPLLKRKNVIFHIPWQIKYRKNNLFRKLFLRIYYHFYGKTNRFYVEDQLRKVILKIKPDIIHSLETQHSGYLVNAVKSNWYGHFRFPKWIHTNWGSDIYLFGRLTDHVQSIRHVLANCDYYSSESYRDNTLARQYGFSGHVFAPFPNTGGFHLYNLLECRSRVKTSERKEIMVKGYQGWAGRALFALAALKMISEHLSGYTINIFSNPDGYDIKIAAELFEHDTGIKVNVLPYINNYNEMLSLYSRARIYIGLSISDAISTSLLESMVMGTFPIQSDTSTANEWINNGVTGFIVPPEDLIKISNKVRVAIFNDSLVDNAAEKNLVIAKNRLNYDLVRRKTLGIYDKIKADIGKESYDV; the protein is encoded by the coding sequence TTGAAAATATTATTTGTTGCTATGACTAATAGTATTCATACGGCACGTTGGATTGAACAACTAAGAGGAACATCACTTTGTGTGCATGTTTTTCCTTCAATAAATACAGATAGAATACACCCATTACTAAAAAGGAAAAATGTTATTTTTCATATTCCTTGGCAGATTAAATATCGTAAAAATAATTTATTTAGAAAATTATTTTTACGGATATATTATCATTTTTATGGAAAAACAAATCGATTTTATGTCGAAGATCAATTAAGAAAAGTAATACTAAAAATTAAACCGGATATCATCCACAGTCTTGAAACACAACATAGTGGGTATCTTGTAAATGCTGTAAAATCTAATTGGTATGGTCATTTTAGGTTTCCTAAATGGATCCATACGAATTGGGGAAGTGATATATATCTTTTCGGAAGACTCACTGATCACGTACAATCTATACGCCATGTATTAGCTAATTGCGATTATTATTCATCTGAAAGTTACCGAGATAATACTCTCGCGAGACAGTACGGATTTAGTGGACATGTTTTTGCTCCTTTTCCTAATACAGGAGGATTCCATCTATATAATTTGCTAGAGTGCAGATCCAGGGTAAAAACTAGTGAAAGAAAGGAAATAATGGTGAAAGGGTATCAGGGGTGGGCTGGACGAGCGCTGTTCGCATTAGCCGCACTAAAGATGATATCTGAGCACCTAAGTGGATACACTATAAATATTTTTAGTAATCCTGATGGATATGATATAAAAATCGCGGCTGAATTATTTGAACATGATACTGGAATTAAGGTTAATGTGTTACCTTATATTAATAATTATAATGAAATGTTAAGTCTCTATTCGCGGGCAAGAATATATATAGGGTTAAGCATTAGCGATGCAATTAGTACTTCTTTATTAGAATCAATGGTAATGGGAACCTTTCCAATACAGTCTGATACATCTACTGCAAACGAATGGATAAATAATGGTGTAACAGGTTTCATCGTTCCCCCCGAAGATTTAATTAAGATATCAAATAAAGTTAGAGTAGCTATATTTAACGACTCGTTAGTAGATAACGCTGCAGAAAAAAATTTAGTAATTGCAAAAAATCGTTTAAACTATGACCTTGTTCGAAGAAAAACATTGGGAATTTATGATAAAATAAAAGCAGATATTGGAAAGGAAAGCTATGATGTTTAA